A genomic window from Cloacibacillus evryensis DSM 19522 includes:
- a CDS encoding TRAP transporter large permease translates to MEIVVLFGSMTILLALSLPIGISLGMATAITLVYTKSVPLIMIAQNAFAALDSFPLLAIPFFMLAGALMSYGGISKRLVSLAEAMVGAVIGGLAMVTVTACMFFAAISGSGPATVSAIGSFMIPAMKAKMYDDDFAAALTAAAGSIGVIIPPSIPFVIYGVVSGASVGELFMAGILPGIIIGFSLMAVSYRTAKKRNYPVSQNRVPIGKAFREAVWALLVPLIILGGIYGGIFTPTEAAVVASVYALIIGKFIYKELDFRTTYDAFKDAVLVNGATTFMIGLSMSFAAFLAMEQVPAKIGAWMLSLSSSPAMILLIINILLLIVGCFVDNISSMIILTPILLPIVTKIGVDPVHFGLVMTVALATGFVTPPYGANLFVASAVSGVSMVRLSKAIIPMIAVMVLCLLLFTYFPSISMCLVRALR, encoded by the coding sequence ATGGAGATCGTTGTCCTTTTCGGCAGTATGACTATTTTGCTTGCCCTCTCTCTGCCCATAGGCATATCGCTCGGCATGGCCACGGCAATCACTCTGGTTTACACAAAATCCGTACCGCTTATTATGATAGCGCAAAATGCCTTCGCCGCGCTGGATTCATTCCCGCTTCTGGCCATCCCCTTTTTTATGCTTGCCGGGGCGCTCATGAGCTATGGGGGAATATCAAAGAGGCTTGTCTCACTAGCTGAGGCTATGGTCGGCGCCGTCATCGGCGGGCTTGCGATGGTCACTGTAACCGCCTGCATGTTCTTTGCCGCGATATCCGGCTCAGGGCCGGCAACCGTCTCGGCGATAGGATCATTCATGATCCCCGCCATGAAGGCAAAAATGTACGATGACGACTTCGCGGCGGCACTTACCGCAGCGGCGGGCTCTATCGGCGTAATAATCCCGCCGTCGATACCCTTTGTCATATATGGAGTAGTTTCCGGAGCCTCCGTAGGAGAGCTTTTTATGGCGGGAATACTGCCTGGCATCATAATAGGATTTTCACTGATGGCCGTCTCATACCGAACCGCCAAGAAAAGGAACTATCCTGTTTCGCAGAACAGAGTTCCCATCGGCAAGGCTTTCAGGGAGGCTGTTTGGGCCCTGCTCGTACCGCTTATCATTCTTGGCGGAATATATGGGGGCATCTTCACGCCGACGGAGGCCGCAGTCGTAGCCTCGGTATACGCGCTGATAATCGGTAAATTTATATACAAAGAACTAGATTTTAGAACGACTTACGACGCATTCAAGGACGCGGTGCTGGTAAACGGGGCCACCACATTTATGATAGGGCTTTCCATGTCATTTGCGGCATTTCTGGCCATGGAGCAGGTGCCTGCAAAAATAGGCGCATGGATGCTCTCTCTGTCTTCAAGTCCCGCCATGATATTGCTCATAATAAATATACTTCTCCTTATTGTCGGCTGTTTCGTGGACAACATCTCTTCGATGATAATCCTGACGCCGATCCTCCTGCCGATAGTAACTAAAATAGGCGTTGACCCGGTGCATTTCGGACTGGTAATGACGGTGGCGCTCGCAACCGGTTTTGTCACACCGCCATATGGAGCCAACCTCTTTGTCGCGTCCGCGGTATCCGGAGTAAGCATGGTACGGCTTTCAAAGGCGATAATTCCTATGATCGCGGTGATGGTATTATGCCTCCTTCTCTTCACATACTTTCCGTCCATAAGCATGTGCTTGGTACGGGCGCTGAGATAG
- a CDS encoding TRAP transporter small permease has translation MLKKLWDNLEEYILVYSMMFSVALVFVQVIMRYVFSNSLSWSEELARYLFLWQIWLGASYAVKEHRHLRIEIIQDLIKTRKGKICFELFVMVLWLGFSLFMVYEGSTLTKILFMRGQVSPAMRIPMAYAYASVPVGCALMSVRLCVEIVKSIRCITCENGGNV, from the coding sequence ATGCTGAAAAAACTTTGGGATAATTTGGAAGAGTATATTCTCGTCTATAGTATGATGTTTTCTGTCGCCCTGGTCTTCGTACAAGTGATAATGCGTTATGTTTTCAGCAATTCTCTTTCCTGGAGCGAGGAACTGGCGCGCTACCTTTTTCTATGGCAGATATGGCTGGGAGCCAGTTATGCGGTAAAGGAACACCGGCATCTGCGTATTGAAATCATCCAGGACTTGATAAAAACCAGAAAGGGGAAAATATGCTTCGAGCTCTTTGTGATGGTGTTATGGCTCGGATTCAGTCTGTTCATGGTCTACGAAGGAAGCACGCTGACTAAGATCCTCTTTATGCGCGGCCAGGTATCCCCCGCCATGCGCATCCCTATGGCTTACGCCTATGCGTCCGTCCCCGTCGGCTGCGCGCTTATGTCTGTTCGTCTCTGCGTGGAGATAGTAAAAAGCATTCGTTGCATAACCTGTGAAAACGGAGGTAACGTATAA
- a CDS encoding DctP family TRAP transporter solute-binding subunit codes for MKKFLVLAVIAAAITSFSPQAFAVTKMKLAYVVPEAQSTHVAAVKFFKPYVEKHTNGAIIVELYPNGQLGGDRQVIEAVGLGTIHMTIPAVAVLSGFDPRFQVFDLPFLFNSRQEVYRALDGELGSKLNDLLPPLGIKNLAYAENGFRMITNNRGPVTKPADLKGLKIRTMENPIHMATFKALGANPTPMSFGELYTALQQKTVDAEENPIPLIYTSKFYEVQKYCSLSGHVYAATALLVNDAWFNGLSKEHQKVLSDAAIIYRTEQRKISEQQDKEMIEALKKNGMKVNDITPEQKKAFSAATAGVYKEFAKSVKGGQELLDLAKKSK; via the coding sequence ATGAAGAAATTTTTAGTCCTGGCTGTCATCGCGGCGGCAATCACGTCATTCTCCCCACAGGCATTCGCTGTGACAAAGATGAAACTGGCCTACGTCGTGCCGGAGGCGCAATCGACCCATGTAGCGGCAGTCAAATTCTTCAAGCCCTACGTTGAGAAACATACTAATGGCGCAATAATAGTCGAACTATACCCCAACGGGCAGTTGGGAGGAGACCGTCAGGTTATCGAGGCGGTCGGATTGGGAACGATACACATGACGATACCGGCTGTGGCAGTACTTTCCGGTTTTGATCCGCGTTTTCAGGTATTTGACCTGCCATTTCTTTTCAACAGCAGGCAAGAAGTTTACCGTGCCCTTGACGGAGAACTGGGAAGCAAACTCAACGATTTACTGCCGCCTCTGGGCATTAAAAACCTGGCGTACGCGGAAAACGGCTTCCGCATGATAACGAACAACAGGGGGCCAGTGACAAAACCGGCAGATCTCAAAGGGCTGAAGATCCGCACTATGGAGAACCCCATCCACATGGCCACTTTCAAAGCGCTGGGCGCAAACCCGACGCCGATGAGTTTTGGCGAACTTTACACAGCCCTTCAGCAGAAAACGGTAGACGCCGAGGAAAACCCGATACCTCTTATTTACACATCTAAGTTTTACGAGGTACAAAAGTACTGCTCACTCTCCGGACACGTCTATGCGGCTACAGCTCTTCTCGTGAATGACGCGTGGTTTAACGGCCTTTCCAAAGAGCACCAGAAAGTCCTGTCAGACGCGGCTATAATATACAGAACGGAACAGCGAAAGATATCCGAACAGCAGGATAAGGAAATGATTGAAGCCCTGAAGAAAAACGGCATGAAGGTGAACGATATCACTCCGGAACAAAAGAAAGCTTTTTCCGCGGCCACGGCGGGCGTGTACAAAGAATTCGCAAAATCCGTCAAAGGCGGGCAGGAATTACTTGATCTGGCAAAAAAAAGCAAGTAA
- a CDS encoding GntR family transcriptional regulator, whose translation MITQTTANLADAAYFALKNKILRGELKSGFPLREEQLSESLGVSRTPLRKALTQLLAEGFLVKGKDRTLRIPYISTSELKDTLKARRLIETAAVAEACNRATEKDITRLEHLIWDEKEALRMHDNLMISSIDMMFHNCIAQASGNKIYSEFVGILGYKISLYLALSNTLGEDIVTALEEHKIIVNAIKLKIASKASAAMNMHLDNVERRMLESIEKTPNTHGQTEETIFPLKRK comes from the coding sequence ATGATAACGCAGACAACAGCAAACCTGGCAGACGCAGCGTATTTCGCTCTGAAGAATAAAATATTGCGGGGCGAACTTAAATCAGGATTCCCACTGCGGGAGGAACAGCTTTCAGAGTCGCTGGGAGTAAGCCGGACGCCTTTGCGCAAGGCTTTGACGCAGCTCCTAGCCGAAGGATTTCTCGTAAAGGGTAAAGACCGCACGCTGCGCATTCCATATATATCGACAAGTGAACTGAAAGACACGCTGAAGGCTCGCAGGCTTATTGAAACAGCGGCTGTGGCTGAGGCTTGTAATCGGGCAACGGAAAAAGACATCACACGCCTGGAACATTTGATCTGGGACGAAAAAGAGGCATTGAGAATGCACGACAATCTGATGATATCGTCCATTGACATGATGTTTCACAATTGTATTGCTCAGGCCTCAGGTAATAAAATATATTCAGAGTTCGTAGGCATTCTGGGATACAAGATCTCATTGTATCTGGCTCTCAGCAACACACTGGGAGAAGACATCGTTACCGCACTTGAGGAACACAAAATTATAGTTAACGCGATAAAATTGAAAATTGCCTCCAAGGCATCTGCGGCAATGAATATGCACTTAGACAACGTCGAAAGGCGAATGCTCGAATCGATAGAAAAAACACCAAATACGCACGGACAAACGGAAGAAACAATATTCCCTCTAAAAAGAAAATAG
- a CDS encoding electron transfer flavoprotein subunit beta/FixA family protein, translating to MDPEKGTMIREGAGNIVNPLDLNALETALSLRGELGGSVTVVSMGPPQADIALRETLALGADKACLLSDRFFAGADSWATSLTLAKALEKLGPFDLIIAGEKATDGETGQVGPEVAAIMDLPCSTYVSSVVCDGKCAVVRRTVEGGIETQRIKLPCLLTVLNDINEPSMPTLRGKKSARRASVDTLNAADLRLSKEEAGLVGSPTRVVKISHPKISRKTEFYSGRELERGFERVLEILRELAVL from the coding sequence ATGGACCCTGAAAAGGGAACGATGATTCGCGAAGGAGCGGGAAATATTGTAAACCCGCTTGATCTCAACGCCCTCGAAACGGCTCTGTCCCTGCGCGGCGAACTGGGGGGCAGCGTGACGGTCGTCTCGATGGGACCGCCTCAGGCGGACATTGCGCTCCGTGAAACGCTGGCGCTCGGGGCTGATAAGGCCTGCCTTCTTTCGGATCGCTTTTTTGCCGGGGCCGACAGCTGGGCTACTTCGCTTACGCTTGCCAAAGCGCTTGAAAAATTGGGCCCGTTCGACCTTATCATTGCAGGAGAAAAGGCGACGGATGGGGAGACAGGGCAGGTCGGTCCTGAGGTCGCGGCGATAATGGACCTGCCATGTTCCACCTATGTCAGTTCCGTTGTATGCGATGGGAAATGTGCCGTCGTTAGACGCACGGTCGAAGGTGGGATTGAGACGCAGCGAATAAAACTTCCATGCCTCTTAACCGTGCTCAATGATATAAACGAACCGTCTATGCCGACGTTGAGAGGCAAAAAGAGCGCCAGGCGCGCCTCGGTAGATACGCTTAATGCGGCTGATCTAAGGTTATCAAAGGAGGAAGCGGGGCTTGTCGGCTCTCCGACGAGGGTGGTCAAGATAAGCCATCCTAAAATATCACGTAAGACTGAATTTTACAGCGGCAGGGAGCTTGAGCGTGGTTTTGAGCGTGTGCTTGAAATATTGCGCGAGCTTGCAGTACTTTAG
- a CDS encoding citrate lyase subunit alpha yields MPQYLVDQVVVVGSIGDPAKIATGAARITRSPVDLRIAQDSFRLMKAAGIVEPGFSFQMGVGGASLAAAVYLEEYMSDKQITGSFGLGGVGGYMASMHDKGMFRTVFDVQSFDAAVTKSMISNPSHIEIDASWYANPFNAGALVNNLDCVILAALEVDTDFNVNVLTGNDGVLRGASGGHQDTAAGAKLSIIVCPSFRGGVPSVKDRVTTITTPGETVDAIVTERGICVNPRRAELLEAALKAKLPVTEITELKKEVEKLTGVPEPIEFDYGKLLAAVEYRDGTLIDGVYAAS; encoded by the coding sequence ATCCCGCAATACCTCGTCGACCAGGTAGTAGTAGTCGGCAGCATCGGAGACCCGGCGAAAATAGCCACCGGGGCGGCGCGCATCACGCGCAGCCCCGTAGACCTCCGCATCGCGCAGGACTCCTTCCGGCTCATGAAAGCCGCCGGCATCGTCGAACCCGGCTTCTCCTTCCAGATGGGAGTCGGCGGAGCGAGCCTAGCCGCCGCCGTCTACCTTGAAGAATACATGTCGGACAAACAAATAACGGGCAGCTTCGGCCTCGGTGGAGTGGGGGGCTACATGGCGTCCATGCACGACAAAGGCATGTTCAGGACAGTATTCGACGTCCAGTCCTTCGACGCGGCGGTGACAAAATCCATGATATCCAACCCGAGCCACATAGAAATAGACGCCTCCTGGTACGCGAACCCCTTCAACGCGGGAGCGCTCGTCAACAACCTCGACTGCGTAATCCTCGCGGCGCTCGAAGTCGACACAGACTTCAACGTCAACGTCCTAACCGGCAACGACGGAGTGCTGCGCGGAGCCTCCGGAGGGCACCAGGACACGGCTGCGGGAGCGAAACTCTCGATAATAGTCTGCCCCTCCTTCCGCGGCGGAGTTCCGTCCGTCAAAGACCGGGTGACGACGATAACCACGCCTGGCGAGACAGTGGACGCGATCGTGACAGAGCGAGGGATCTGCGTCAACCCGCGCCGCGCGGAACTTCTGGAAGCGGCCCTCAAAGCGAAACTGCCGGTGACGGAAATAACGGAACTCAAAAAAGAGGTTGAAAAACTGACGGGAGTGCCGGAGCCGATAGAATTCGACTACGGCAAACTGCTTGCCGCCGTGGAATACCGCGACGGAACATTGATCGACGGAGTATACGCGGCAAGTTGA
- a CDS encoding HpcH/HpaI aldolase/citrate lyase family protein has product MRAFRSMLYIPADAPGMLQHAPIFGCDSILMDLEDAVAYTEKDSARLMAAWFLREFDFKDLFVTVRVNGADTTFFDDDVSAVVPCRPAAVRLPKCNSEADILYADKKIAEVERQNDMPLGTVKLHAMVETALGLENAFRIATASPRVTALTLGGQDFTADMGIQKTRGGRELFYARSRIVAAAHAARIDSFDTVWTDLNDQEGLFLEAKEIVELGFTGKACIHPSQISVIHKAFMPNEKDLRKALRVVEAAEKAEREGKGVISVDGKMVDAPIVARSAHLLELAELYGFDREAL; this is encoded by the coding sequence ATGAGGGCCTTCCGCTCGATGCTCTATATACCGGCCGACGCTCCCGGAATGCTCCAGCACGCGCCGATATTCGGCTGCGACAGCATCCTCATGGACCTTGAAGACGCGGTCGCGTACACGGAGAAAGACTCCGCGCGCCTGATGGCCGCGTGGTTCCTGAGGGAGTTCGACTTCAAAGACCTCTTTGTCACGGTGCGCGTAAACGGCGCGGACACAACGTTTTTTGACGATGATGTCAGCGCGGTCGTCCCCTGCCGCCCGGCCGCCGTACGGCTTCCGAAATGCAATTCCGAGGCTGACATACTCTACGCGGATAAAAAAATCGCCGAGGTAGAACGGCAAAACGACATGCCCCTTGGCACGGTCAAGCTCCACGCGATGGTGGAGACGGCTCTGGGACTGGAAAACGCCTTCCGTATCGCCACCGCCTCGCCGCGTGTCACGGCGCTGACCCTCGGCGGGCAGGATTTCACCGCCGATATGGGCATCCAGAAGACCAGAGGCGGGCGCGAGCTCTTCTACGCGCGCAGCCGCATAGTCGCCGCGGCGCACGCCGCGCGTATAGATTCTTTTGACACCGTATGGACCGACCTTAACGACCAGGAGGGGCTTTTCCTGGAGGCCAAAGAGATCGTGGAGCTCGGCTTCACGGGCAAAGCCTGTATCCACCCGAGCCAGATCAGCGTGATACACAAGGCCTTCATGCCCAATGAGAAAGATCTTCGCAAAGCCCTGCGCGTCGTCGAAGCGGCGGAGAAGGCCGAACGCGAAGGCAAGGGCGTCATCTCCGTCGACGGTAAAATGGTGGACGCGCCGATAGTGGCCCGTTCCGCCCATCTGCTGGAACTGGCCGAACTCTACGGCTTTGACAGGGAGGCGCTTTAA
- a CDS encoding lactate racemase domain-containing protein, with protein MPGDGKAGGVRKKIIFPRSEGIIYEAKISSSAITAAAKPKPFAPVIDIEALVRERLDAPEILFLSSAARESGGALIICDDITRPTPTGKIIPALSDFLAANGVPVEKQHVLFATGTHRAMNAKEAEKKLGASYGRISWSNHSYNAALLRIGVTAGGIPVDINPVVKEYACVIGVGSVFPHRYCGWSGGGKIILPGVSGATAVAATHWMPYEDPSITLGSNDNLAMREIASASDIAGLSFLIQVICSGDGKVMDIVTGRPAPAHRRAIEIASRHMKVTMPQSDIVIAEAWPEEADLWQAGKALYAAENIVSDGGDIIIIAALTEGFGPHRLYAELMNKSVSEIISYRNGDENSSIAAAAAFVTAQVRKKAKISIVTNSPYSANITEVTGIRTYKTLQEAVDKVFSLKKTVAVLYQAPLMLPVREETVR; from the coding sequence ATGCCTGGCGACGGCAAAGCGGGCGGAGTGAGAAAGAAGATAATCTTTCCCCGTTCAGAGGGGATAATTTATGAAGCGAAGATTTCAAGCTCCGCAATAACAGCGGCGGCGAAGCCGAAACCGTTCGCGCCTGTCATCGATATAGAAGCTCTGGTGCGCGAAAGGCTGGACGCTCCGGAAATACTTTTTCTCTCATCTGCGGCTCGGGAAAGCGGCGGCGCCCTTATCATCTGCGACGATATCACGCGCCCGACCCCGACCGGGAAAATAATTCCGGCGCTCTCAGATTTCTTGGCGGCCAATGGAGTACCGGTAGAAAAACAACATGTATTATTCGCTACCGGTACTCACAGGGCAATGAACGCCAAAGAAGCGGAGAAAAAACTGGGAGCCTCCTACGGACGGATCAGTTGGTCGAACCACAGCTACAATGCGGCATTGCTGCGAATCGGCGTTACCGCGGGAGGGATTCCTGTGGACATAAACCCTGTCGTGAAAGAATATGCGTGCGTCATAGGCGTTGGAAGCGTCTTTCCCCACCGTTACTGCGGATGGTCCGGCGGAGGAAAGATAATACTCCCCGGCGTCAGCGGTGCAACGGCCGTCGCCGCTACACACTGGATGCCATATGAGGATCCTTCGATAACGCTTGGGAGCAACGATAACCTCGCCATGAGGGAAATCGCCTCCGCCTCCGATATCGCCGGACTTTCATTCCTCATCCAAGTGATATGCTCGGGAGACGGAAAGGTAATGGACATCGTCACGGGGAGGCCTGCCCCTGCCCATAGAAGAGCAATAGAGATCGCTTCGCGGCATATGAAGGTGACGATGCCGCAATCGGATATTGTCATCGCCGAAGCATGGCCTGAAGAGGCGGACCTTTGGCAGGCCGGCAAGGCGCTGTACGCGGCGGAGAATATTGTGTCTGACGGAGGTGACATCATAATAATCGCCGCCCTGACAGAGGGATTCGGGCCGCATCGCCTCTACGCCGAGCTGATGAACAAGAGCGTCTCCGAGATAATTTCATATCGGAACGGCGATGAAAATTCATCGATCGCGGCGGCGGCAGCTTTTGTAACCGCGCAGGTCAGAAAAAAGGCAAAAATCTCGATAGTTACGAATTCGCCCTATTCTGCTAACATAACAGAAGTAACGGGTATCCGCACATATAAAACATTGCAGGAGGCCGTTGATAAGGTCTTTTCATTAAAAAAGACTGTCGCGGTTTTGTATCAGGCTCCTTTGATGCTGCCCGTAAGGGAGGAAACCGTCCGATGA
- a CDS encoding citrate lyase subunit alpha, with product MKTAVNSLGRTVPLEVPGVGAFAPYVSPFDRISSLAGLYTKPRTIRAAMPCRDKRAASLRAAIEKSGLTDGMTISFHHHLRNGDAVIPMVLAELEAMGFKNLTFAPSSIPDSHDCVADYIKSGLIGRLYTSGVRGKLGKLLSSGEVDIPVIIRSHGGRARAVEEGSIKIDVAFLAAPACDCLGNINGTEGPSACGSLGYAITDAKNAAHVIAVTDNLRPNTPSRRESPSRNTSSTR from the coding sequence ATGAAAACAGCAGTAAACTCACTCGGAAGAACAGTCCCGCTCGAAGTCCCCGGCGTGGGGGCTTTCGCGCCGTACGTGTCGCCGTTTGACAGAATATCTTCGCTCGCCGGCCTTTATACAAAACCGCGCACGATCCGCGCGGCGATGCCCTGCCGCGACAAACGCGCCGCCTCTCTGCGCGCCGCGATCGAAAAATCGGGCCTCACCGACGGCATGACCATCTCCTTCCACCACCACCTCCGCAACGGAGACGCCGTCATACCCATGGTCCTAGCAGAACTCGAGGCGATGGGCTTCAAAAACCTCACCTTCGCCCCCAGCTCCATACCCGACTCCCACGACTGCGTCGCCGACTACATAAAAAGCGGACTCATCGGCAGACTCTACACCTCCGGCGTTCGCGGCAAACTGGGCAAACTCCTCTCCAGCGGCGAAGTAGACATCCCCGTCATCATCAGAAGCCACGGCGGCCGCGCCCGCGCCGTCGAAGAGGGCTCCATCAAAATAGACGTCGCCTTCCTCGCCGCCCCCGCCTGCGACTGCCTCGGCAACATCAACGGCACAGAAGGCCCCTCCGCCTGCGGCTCCCTCGGCTACGCGATAACCGACGCGAAAAACGCCGCCCACGTCATAGCCGTAACCGACAACCTACGTCCCAATACCCCCTCTCGCCGAGAATCTCCATCCCGCAATACCTCGTCGACCAGGTAG
- a CDS encoding citrate lyase ACP: MQLFHTAHAGTLESSDCLVTVAPGEGFALDYRGANSVIFAKRTELLVRGMLEKHSLKEARVTIQDQGAIEITIMARLETALLRAAKEETR, encoded by the coding sequence TTGCAGCTGTTTCACACGGCCCATGCGGGCACACTGGAGTCCTCGGACTGCCTGGTGACTGTCGCCCCGGGCGAAGGGTTCGCCCTCGACTACCGCGGCGCCAACAGCGTCATATTTGCGAAGAGGACGGAGCTCCTCGTGCGCGGGATGCTGGAAAAACATTCACTTAAAGAGGCGCGCGTAACGATCCAGGATCAGGGCGCGATCGAGATAACGATCATGGCGCGCCTTGAAACGGCGCTGCTGCGCGCCGCGAAGGAGGAGACAAGATGA
- a CDS encoding tripartite tricarboxylate transporter permease, protein METIQLLLSGFSNAMTPINLIWLVAGSALGTVLGMLPGLGPTTGIALLMPLTFTMAPDTALVTMCAIYYGAMFGGSRSSILLNVPGDGAAVASCFDGYPMSPSGQAEAALAISAIASFIGGLIATIAFVAVAVPVARFALKFGPPEYFMLMCFALAATAAISKEAMLKGLLSMCLGLMIATVGIDPQSGAIRFTFGVTALQTGIDFVVVIIGVYGLGEVFHNMDHIRSDVAVKVQSKFGRIWVTMAQFKRCWWPMIRQTPVGFFVGVLPGAGATIAALMAYNNEKQLSKNPENFGKGEIVGLAAPEAANNACSVGALIPMMTLGVPGSGTTAVMLGALMILGLQPGPLLFQQHADIAWTVIASMFLGNVACAFINIPLASLLVRVLAVPTKILYPLIVAMALIGVYTINFSVVDFVLLVIFGLVGYFMKKYKVPTSPLILAVVVGVSMEQSYRQSMMLSDGNFAILFRSPICWVLFFLTIFSIVWPFFSDWKKKRKSAAQA, encoded by the coding sequence ATGGAAACCATACAGCTTCTATTATCGGGATTTTCCAACGCCATGACGCCGATAAACCTCATCTGGCTCGTGGCGGGCTCGGCGCTGGGGACGGTGCTCGGCATGCTTCCCGGCCTCGGCCCCACGACCGGCATCGCGCTTCTTATGCCGCTGACATTCACGATGGCCCCCGACACGGCGTTGGTGACGATGTGCGCCATCTATTACGGGGCGATGTTCGGCGGCAGCCGCAGCTCGATCCTGCTCAATGTCCCCGGCGACGGCGCCGCGGTCGCCTCCTGCTTCGACGGCTACCCGATGTCGCCCTCGGGGCAGGCGGAGGCGGCGCTCGCCATTTCGGCCATCGCCTCGTTCATCGGCGGCCTCATCGCGACGATAGCGTTCGTCGCCGTCGCCGTACCCGTAGCGCGCTTCGCGCTTAAATTCGGGCCGCCGGAATATTTCATGCTCATGTGCTTCGCGCTCGCGGCGACCGCCGCCATCTCGAAAGAGGCGATGCTGAAGGGGCTGCTTTCGATGTGCCTCGGACTGATGATCGCCACCGTCGGCATCGACCCGCAGTCGGGCGCGATCCGCTTTACCTTCGGCGTGACGGCGCTGCAGACCGGCATTGATTTCGTCGTCGTCATCATCGGAGTCTACGGGCTCGGCGAGGTCTTCCATAATATGGATCACATCCGCTCGGACGTCGCGGTCAAGGTGCAGTCCAAATTCGGGCGTATCTGGGTCACGATGGCGCAGTTCAAGCGCTGCTGGTGGCCGATGATCCGCCAGACGCCGGTAGGCTTCTTCGTCGGCGTGCTTCCCGGCGCCGGCGCTACGATCGCCGCGCTGATGGCCTACAACAATGAAAAACAGCTCTCCAAGAATCCCGAAAACTTCGGCAAGGGCGAGATCGTCGGCCTCGCCGCGCCGGAGGCGGCTAACAACGCCTGCTCCGTCGGCGCGCTGATCCCGATGATGACGCTCGGCGTCCCCGGTTCGGGCACGACTGCGGTCATGCTCGGCGCGCTGATGATACTCGGCCTCCAGCCCGGGCCGCTGCTCTTCCAGCAGCACGCCGACATCGCCTGGACGGTGATCGCGAGCATGTTCCTCGGCAACGTGGCCTGCGCCTTCATCAACATCCCGCTCGCCAGCCTCCTCGTGCGCGTCCTTGCCGTGCCGACGAAGATCCTCTACCCGTTGATCGTGGCGATGGCGCTCATCGGCGTCTATACGATCAATTTCAGCGTCGTCGATTTTGTCCTGCTCGTGATATTCGGACTTGTGGGATATTTCATGAAAAAGTACAAGGTCCCGACTTCGCCGCTGATCCTCGCGGTAGTCGTCGGCGTCTCGATGGAGCAGTCCTATCGCCAGTCGATGATGCTCTCCGACGGGAACTTCGCCATCCTCTTCCGTTCGCCGATCTGCTGGGTGCTCTTCTTCCTGACGATATTTTCGATCGTCTGGCCCTTCTTCAGCGACTGGAAAAAGAAAAGGAAGAGCGCCGCGCAGGCGTAA